A single window of Jiangella alkaliphila DNA harbors:
- a CDS encoding DUF3558 domain-containing protein — protein MNRVARGVTAVAAVLLLASCSSDDTPAAGETDETGATDEAAATSVLEDLTADEFCTMLSAETIEPALGVVVEGSEGIERGRAPVMRVPYFLSRTCDYDTDTLPGIGTDLATEWDEDDSDADVLDRAFTDIVAEAVGAYEEVPDLGVAAGYGENPMLAQAEVATGVLAVVLRSAGDERLLLTVSTTGRATLDQLRPLAEELVANLEPVLG, from the coding sequence ATGAATCGCGTCGCCCGAGGCGTCACCGCCGTCGCTGCCGTGTTGCTGCTGGCCTCCTGCTCGTCCGACGACACGCCCGCGGCGGGCGAAACGGACGAGACGGGTGCAACGGACGAGGCCGCCGCCACGTCCGTCCTCGAAGACCTGACCGCCGACGAGTTCTGCACCATGCTCTCCGCCGAGACGATCGAGCCGGCCCTGGGCGTCGTCGTCGAGGGCAGCGAGGGGATCGAGCGCGGCCGGGCGCCGGTCATGCGCGTCCCGTACTTCCTGTCGCGCACGTGCGATTACGACACCGACACACTCCCCGGCATCGGGACCGACCTGGCCACCGAGTGGGACGAGGACGACTCGGACGCCGACGTCCTGGACCGCGCGTTCACCGACATCGTGGCCGAGGCCGTCGGTGCCTACGAGGAGGTCCCCGACCTCGGTGTGGCGGCGGGCTACGGCGAGAATCCGATGCTCGCCCAGGCCGAGGTCGCGACCGGGGTGCTCGCGGTGGTGCTCCGCAGCGCCGGCGACGAGCGGCTGCTGCTGACGGTGTCGACGACCGGGCGGGCGACGCTGGACCAGCTCCGCCCGCTGGCCGAGGAACTGGTCGCGAACCTCGAGCCCGTCCTGGGCTGA
- a CDS encoding PPOX class F420-dependent oxidoreductase, with protein MTDIQSVQTVPSFDVLAGADCVLLTTFRRDGTAVATPLAHVVEDGVVYVSTMADSGKVKRLRRDATVTIANCTLRGKPTGPTYHGVATVLSGEEGERAIRRTEVKHWVNRPIHFYQRRLRRRVVVGLAIRPAPLS; from the coding sequence ATGACCGACATCCAGAGCGTCCAGACCGTCCCCAGCTTCGACGTCCTGGCCGGCGCCGACTGCGTCCTGCTCACCACGTTCCGTCGTGACGGCACGGCCGTCGCGACGCCGCTCGCGCACGTTGTCGAGGACGGCGTCGTCTACGTGAGCACCATGGCGGACAGCGGCAAGGTGAAGCGGCTGCGCCGCGACGCGACCGTGACGATCGCGAACTGCACGCTGCGCGGCAAGCCCACTGGGCCGACCTACCACGGCGTCGCGACGGTGCTGTCCGGCGAGGAGGGCGAGCGCGCGATTAGGCGCACCGAGGTGAAGCACTGGGTGAACCGCCCGATCCACTTCTACCAGCGCCGGCTGCGCCGCCGGGTCGTCGTCGGCCTGGCGATCCGCCCGGCACCCCTGTCCTGA
- a CDS encoding sensor histidine kinase translates to MTPDPACRLEEDLRRADVRLPRLSPVFDVVIPAAVLAVLVAAAAAGALAGEVRPLGLALLAVAAVPWVHWLRRGDEGPSWWFGVAALTPIAVLSAGWWFATPLGLGAGAAHVLLALPVLLLVAMVLAFAPAAMAGGLAAGAYLAYGGPLVVAWLSGQPGATTSAVLLWHAVAALAAVAGYAVRLTVQLSARVAEAQVARDRQRRADERRAVARDVHDVVAHTLSVTMLHVTAARMAVRRGSSGAAEEALQEAERHGRASLADVRRVVRVLRTDGAAPQPTLADVETLAHSYRAAGLPVDLSTSLDGAGPPAAELAVYRVLQEALANAARHGRGPATVDLRVADGGIALTVANPAANPAVAPPPGPAPGHGLRGMAERMAAAGGTVSAGADGDRWVVRAVVPAVVASVVPADRA, encoded by the coding sequence ATGACGCCGGATCCGGCCTGCCGGCTGGAGGAGGACCTGCGGCGCGCCGACGTGCGGCTGCCGCGGCTGTCGCCGGTGTTCGACGTCGTCATCCCGGCCGCGGTGCTGGCCGTGCTGGTGGCCGCCGCCGCGGCGGGCGCGTTGGCCGGCGAGGTCCGCCCCCTCGGCCTCGCGCTGCTCGCGGTCGCCGCGGTGCCGTGGGTGCACTGGCTGCGGCGCGGCGACGAGGGCCCGTCGTGGTGGTTCGGGGTCGCGGCGCTGACGCCGATCGCCGTGCTGTCCGCCGGGTGGTGGTTCGCGACGCCGCTCGGCCTGGGCGCCGGCGCGGCGCACGTCCTCCTGGCGCTGCCGGTGCTGCTGCTGGTCGCGATGGTGCTCGCGTTCGCACCGGCCGCGATGGCGGGCGGGCTCGCGGCGGGCGCGTACCTCGCGTACGGCGGCCCGCTGGTGGTCGCCTGGCTGTCCGGGCAGCCCGGCGCGACGACGTCCGCGGTGCTGCTCTGGCACGCCGTGGCGGCGCTGGCCGCCGTCGCCGGGTACGCCGTGCGGCTCACGGTCCAGCTGTCCGCCCGGGTGGCGGAGGCGCAGGTGGCGCGCGACCGCCAGCGCCGCGCCGACGAGCGCCGGGCCGTCGCCCGCGACGTCCACGACGTCGTCGCCCACACGCTGTCGGTCACGATGCTGCACGTCACCGCCGCCCGCATGGCGGTACGCCGCGGCTCGTCCGGCGCCGCCGAGGAGGCGCTGCAGGAGGCCGAGCGGCACGGCCGGGCCAGCCTCGCCGACGTGCGCCGGGTGGTCCGCGTGCTGCGCACCGACGGCGCCGCGCCGCAGCCCACGCTGGCCGACGTCGAGACGCTGGCGCACAGCTACCGCGCCGCCGGCCTGCCGGTCGACCTCTCGACGTCGCTGGACGGCGCCGGCCCGCCGGCCGCTGAGCTGGCCGTCTACCGCGTCCTGCAGGAGGCGCTGGCCAACGCCGCCCGGCACGGCCGCGGCCCGGCGACGGTGGACCTGCGGGTGGCCGACGGCGGCATCGCGCTCACAGTCGCGAACCCGGCCGCGAACCCGGCCGTTGCCCCGCCGCCGGGCCCGGCGCCCGGGCACGGGCTGCGCGGCATGGCCGAGCGGATGGCCGCGGCCGGCGGGACGGTGTCGGCCGGCGCCGACGGCGACCGCTGGGTGGTCCGCGCCGTGGTCCCGGCCGTGGTCGCGTCCGTCGTCCCGGCGGACCGGGCGTGA
- a CDS encoding response regulator transcription factor, which produces MIRVLLVDDQPLVRAGLRRILEPQDGVVVAGECDDGDQVPAAVAGHRPDVVVMDVRMRRVDGAEATRRLREQADAPPVLVLTTFDDDDTVAAALGAGAAGFILKDAPGEDIVRATAAVAAGDSWLDPQITGSVLAAYRRTARRRAAGDAAAGQLTARERDVLRHVARGATNTEVAAALFVGEATVKTHLGHILAKLGLRDRAAAIVFAYDHGLAGDGSIVEP; this is translated from the coding sequence GTGATCCGCGTCCTGCTGGTCGACGACCAGCCGCTGGTCCGCGCCGGGCTGCGTCGCATCCTGGAGCCGCAGGACGGCGTCGTCGTGGCCGGCGAGTGCGACGACGGCGACCAGGTGCCGGCCGCGGTCGCCGGCCACCGGCCGGACGTCGTCGTCATGGACGTCCGCATGCGCCGCGTCGACGGCGCCGAGGCGACCCGGCGGCTGCGCGAGCAGGCCGACGCGCCGCCCGTCCTGGTCCTCACCACGTTCGACGACGACGACACCGTCGCGGCCGCGCTCGGCGCCGGCGCGGCCGGGTTCATCCTCAAGGACGCACCGGGCGAGGACATCGTGCGCGCCACGGCCGCCGTCGCCGCCGGGGACTCGTGGCTGGACCCGCAGATCACCGGTTCGGTCCTGGCCGCCTACCGGCGCACCGCCCGGCGGCGGGCCGCCGGCGACGCCGCGGCCGGGCAGCTCACCGCCCGCGAACGCGACGTCCTGCGCCACGTCGCCCGCGGCGCCACCAACACCGAGGTGGCCGCCGCCCTCTTCGTCGGCGAGGCGACCGTGAAGACGCATCTCGGGCACATCCTCGCCAAGCTCGGCCTGCGCGACCGCGCGGCCGCGATCGTTTTCGCGTACGACCACGGCCTGGCGGGCGACGGCTCTATCGTCGAGCCGTGA
- a CDS encoding GH1 family beta-glucosidase: MSTGTGRRFPDGFLWGSATASYQIEGAAKEGGRGPSIWDTFSHTPGKTLNGDTGDVADDHYHRWQEDLGHIADLGLGAYRFSTAWPRVQPGGRGPANREGLDFYSRLVDGLLERGVKPVLTLYHWDLPQDLEDAGGWATRDTAHRFADYAEIMAHELGDRVETWTTLNEPWCSAYLGYASGAHAPGRAEPAAALAAVHHLNLAHGLGIQAVRSVLPAARASVTLNLHVIRPVDPSSEQDRDAARRVDALANRAFTGPMLTGAYPDDLLADTAHVTDWSFVRDGDEATAHQPIDVLGVNYYSTGLVRRWDGVSPRSEDDGHADALGSPWVGADDVEFVRPEGPYTAMGWNIDPSGLTELLLRMHREHPGVPMMITENGAAFADTVSSDGAVHDPLRVDYIARHLEAAGQAIDQGADLRGYFAWSLLDNFEWSLGYDRRFGLIRVDYDTLERTWKDSAHWYREVIARNGLPG; the protein is encoded by the coding sequence ATGAGCACCGGCACCGGCCGCCGTTTCCCCGACGGCTTCCTCTGGGGGTCGGCGACGGCCTCGTACCAGATCGAGGGCGCGGCCAAGGAGGGCGGCCGCGGTCCGTCCATCTGGGACACGTTCTCGCACACGCCCGGCAAGACGCTGAACGGCGACACCGGCGACGTCGCCGACGACCACTATCACCGCTGGCAGGAGGACCTCGGCCACATCGCCGACCTCGGCCTGGGCGCGTACCGGTTCTCGACGGCCTGGCCGCGGGTGCAGCCCGGCGGCCGGGGCCCGGCGAACCGCGAGGGCCTCGACTTCTACTCGCGGCTGGTCGACGGCCTGCTCGAGCGCGGCGTCAAGCCGGTGCTGACGCTGTACCACTGGGACCTGCCGCAAGACCTCGAGGACGCCGGCGGCTGGGCCACCCGCGACACCGCGCACCGGTTCGCCGACTACGCCGAGATCATGGCCCACGAGCTGGGCGACCGCGTCGAGACCTGGACCACCTTGAACGAGCCGTGGTGCAGCGCCTACCTCGGCTACGCGTCCGGCGCGCACGCCCCGGGCCGCGCCGAGCCGGCCGCCGCGCTGGCCGCCGTCCACCACCTCAATCTCGCGCACGGCCTGGGCATCCAGGCGGTCCGCTCGGTGCTGCCGGCGGCCCGCGCCTCGGTGACGCTGAACCTGCACGTCATCAGGCCGGTCGACCCGTCCTCTGAGCAGGACCGCGACGCCGCCCGCCGGGTCGACGCGCTGGCCAACCGCGCGTTCACCGGCCCCATGCTGACCGGCGCCTACCCCGACGACCTGCTGGCCGACACCGCCCACGTCACCGACTGGTCGTTCGTGCGTGACGGCGACGAGGCGACCGCCCACCAGCCGATCGACGTGCTCGGCGTCAACTACTACTCGACCGGCCTGGTCCGCCGCTGGGACGGCGTCAGCCCCCGCTCCGAGGACGACGGCCACGCCGACGCGCTCGGCTCCCCCTGGGTCGGCGCCGACGACGTCGAGTTCGTCCGCCCCGAGGGCCCGTACACCGCGATGGGCTGGAACATCGACCCCAGCGGCCTCACCGAGTTGCTGCTGCGGATGCACCGCGAGCACCCCGGCGTGCCGATGATGATCACCGAGAACGGCGCCGCGTTCGCCGACACCGTCTCCTCCGACGGCGCCGTCCACGACCCGCTGCGCGTCGACTACATCGCCCGGCACCTGGAGGCCGCCGGCCAGGCGATCGACCAGGGCGCCGACCTGCGCGGCTACTTCGCGTGGTCGCTGCTGGACAACTTCGAGTGGTCGCTCGGCTACGACCGCCGGTTCGGCCTCATCCGGGTCGACTACGACACGCTGGAGCGGACCTGGAAGGACTCCGCCCACTGGTACCGCGAGGTCATCGCCCGCAACGGCCTGCCCGGCTAG
- a CDS encoding sensor histidine kinase, whose product MSGDRQPWRYGTRADVLLAAGTGLFVVLTTVVGTGDPVALRSVPVTGWLLMLVASGALAFRRRYPVVVAVVTLVASMVYYPAINPDGALLVTLIIALYTLAAAGRTVAAGVIGGLAIVGSAFGEYGTDASPLGDAGMFLLVSWLVAAVAIGAFMHSTRREREEALRRRATEERLRIARELHDVLGHNISLINVQAGAALHALSRDGADGPAAEALTAIKETSREALRELRGTLGVLRQVDEEAPTAPAPGLRRLPELAERSRAAGLAVDVSTDGDAPDLTSAVDLAAYRIVQEALTNVARHAGAGRVAVRIGYGRDDVTVDVSDDGRGAGARVDGGSGIAGMRSRAEALGGTLEAADRPEGGFRVTARLPYGAGA is encoded by the coding sequence ATGAGCGGCGACCGGCAACCGTGGCGGTACGGCACCCGTGCGGACGTGCTGCTGGCGGCGGGGACCGGGCTGTTCGTGGTGCTCACGACGGTCGTCGGCACGGGCGACCCGGTGGCGCTGCGATCGGTGCCAGTGACCGGCTGGCTGCTCATGCTGGTGGCGTCGGGCGCGCTGGCGTTCCGGCGCCGGTACCCGGTGGTGGTCGCCGTCGTCACGCTGGTCGCGTCGATGGTCTACTACCCGGCGATCAACCCCGACGGCGCGCTGCTGGTCACGCTGATCATCGCCCTGTACACGCTGGCGGCGGCCGGGCGGACGGTGGCGGCGGGGGTGATCGGTGGGCTGGCCATCGTCGGCTCCGCGTTCGGCGAGTACGGCACCGACGCCTCACCGCTCGGCGACGCCGGGATGTTCCTGCTGGTCAGCTGGCTGGTCGCGGCCGTCGCCATCGGGGCGTTCATGCACAGCACGCGGCGCGAGCGCGAGGAGGCGCTGCGCCGCCGGGCGACGGAGGAGCGGCTGCGCATCGCCCGCGAGCTGCACGACGTCCTCGGGCACAACATCTCGCTGATCAACGTCCAGGCCGGCGCCGCGCTGCACGCCCTGTCGCGCGACGGCGCCGACGGTCCGGCCGCGGAGGCGCTGACCGCGATCAAGGAGACCAGCCGCGAGGCGCTGCGCGAGCTGCGCGGCACCCTCGGCGTGCTCCGGCAGGTCGACGAGGAGGCTCCGACGGCGCCCGCGCCGGGCCTGCGCCGGCTGCCGGAGCTGGCCGAGCGCAGCCGGGCCGCCGGGCTGGCCGTCGACGTCAGCACCGACGGCGACGCGCCCGACCTGACCTCGGCGGTCGATCTCGCGGCCTACCGGATCGTCCAGGAGGCGCTCACCAACGTCGCCCGGCACGCCGGTGCGGGCCGCGTGGCCGTCCGGATCGGCTACGGGCGCGATGATGTGACGGTGGACGTGAGCGACGACGGACGGGGCGCCGGCGCCCGGGTCGATGGCGGCAGCGGCATCGCCGGCATGCGGTCGCGGGCCGAGGCGCTGGGCGGCACGCTCGAGGCGGCCGACCGGCCCGAGGGCGGCTTCCGGGTGACCGCGCGGCTGCCGTACGGGGCCGGCGCATGA
- a CDS encoding response regulator — protein MTTVLLADDQRLVRAGFRSILDGEPDLDVVGEAADGAEALTLVRDLRPEVVLMDVRMPELDGLEATRQIVADPALAGVRVVILTTFDLDDYVYGALRAGASGFLVKDTEPMELIHAVRVVARGDALIAPSITRRLISEIAGRAAKPVPNSRLNALTEREREVLGLVAAGMSNDEIAERLVLSPATAKTHVSRILTKLDARDRAQLVVLAYEAGVVTPGWLG, from the coding sequence ATGACGACGGTGCTGCTGGCCGACGACCAGCGGCTGGTCCGGGCCGGGTTCCGGTCCATCCTCGACGGCGAGCCGGACCTCGACGTCGTGGGCGAGGCGGCCGACGGCGCCGAGGCGCTCACACTGGTCCGCGACCTGCGCCCCGAGGTCGTGCTGATGGACGTGCGGATGCCCGAGCTGGACGGGCTGGAGGCGACCCGGCAGATCGTCGCCGACCCCGCGCTGGCAGGCGTTCGTGTCGTCATCCTCACCACGTTCGACCTCGACGACTACGTCTACGGCGCGCTGCGCGCCGGGGCCAGCGGCTTCCTCGTCAAGGACACCGAGCCGATGGAGCTGATCCACGCCGTCCGCGTCGTGGCCCGCGGCGACGCGCTGATCGCGCCGTCCATCACCCGGCGGCTGATCTCCGAGATCGCCGGCCGGGCCGCCAAACCGGTCCCGAACTCCCGGCTCAACGCGCTGACCGAGCGGGAGCGCGAGGTGCTCGGCCTGGTCGCGGCCGGGATGTCCAACGACGAGATCGCCGAACGGCTGGTGCTCAGCCCGGCGACGGCGAAGACGCACGTCAGCCGCATCCTCACCAAGCTCGACGCCCGCGACCGCGCCCAGCTGGTCGTGCTCGCCTACGAGGCGGGCGTGGTGACGCCGGGCTGGCTGGGCTGA